One window from the genome of Pseudomonas fluorescens encodes:
- a CDS encoding alkaline phosphatase family protein — protein sequence MKHNVILVVLDGLNHEVARHAMGHLQAYVGAGRAALYKLECELPALSRPLYECILTGVVPIDSGIVHNNVTRLSNQRSIFHYATQAGLSTAAAAYHWVSELYNTSPFVAGRDRHTDNPDLPIQYGHFYWNDHYPDSHLFADAEHLRQRYLPNFLLVHPMNIDDAGHKHGLDTPQYRNSARSADINLAVYLQAWLDAGYQVLVTSDHGMNNDRSHNGLLAEEREVPLFVLGDSFSFDPAATPRQTELCGTICQLLGVDHDKPYCQELLK from the coding sequence ATGAAGCACAACGTCATCCTGGTGGTGCTCGACGGTCTCAACCATGAGGTCGCCCGGCATGCCATGGGGCATTTGCAGGCTTACGTCGGCGCAGGACGCGCAGCCCTCTACAAACTGGAATGTGAATTGCCCGCCCTGTCCCGCCCACTCTACGAATGCATCCTCACCGGCGTCGTGCCCATCGACAGCGGGATCGTGCACAACAACGTCACGCGCCTGTCGAACCAGCGCAGCATTTTCCACTACGCCACCCAGGCCGGCCTGAGCACAGCGGCTGCGGCGTACCACTGGGTCAGCGAGCTCTACAACACTTCGCCTTTCGTGGCCGGTCGCGACCGTCACACCGACAACCCCGACCTGCCGATTCAATACGGGCATTTCTACTGGAATGACCACTACCCCGATTCCCATCTGTTCGCCGACGCCGAACACCTGCGCCAGCGCTACTTGCCGAACTTCCTGCTGGTGCACCCGATGAACATCGACGACGCCGGCCACAAGCACGGCCTCGACACCCCGCAATACCGCAACAGTGCCCGCTCGGCCGACATCAACCTGGCGGTCTACCTGCAAGCCTGGCTCGACGCCGGTTACCAGGTACTGGTGACCTCCGACCACGGCATGAACAACGACCGCTCCCACAACGGCCTGCTGGCCGAAGAACGGGAAGTGCCGCTGTTCGTCCTGGGTGACAGCTTCAGCTTCGATCCCGCGGCCACGCCGAGGCAGACCGAGCTGTGCGGCACCATTTGCCAATTGCTCGGCGTCGACCACGACAAACCCTATTGCCAGGAGTTACTCAAGTGA
- a CDS encoding DUF2182 domain-containing protein, whose product MAGPRAATPSKRLTGEQLLFLLCLLALTVLAWLMLLRMARDMSGPGGMADAAMAGMVMPWSLSDALLMFVMWVVMMIGMMLPSAVPMLLIYQQMLRKRMPAPQRHLALLLFCSAYGLVWAGFALGATALQWALERLALLSPGMRSSSTALGAGLLLVAGVYQWLPSKAVCLEHCRGPLHFLLSYWRPDVLGGWRMGLAHGAYCLGCCWALMGLLFVVGVMNLLWVAVIGAFILLEKNLPQGLWLSRLCGLLLLGWSLWLLLG is encoded by the coding sequence ATGGCAGGGCCTCGGGCGGCGACGCCGAGCAAGCGACTGACAGGCGAGCAGTTGCTGTTCCTGCTCTGCCTGCTTGCGCTGACCGTCCTGGCCTGGCTGATGCTGCTGCGCATGGCCCGCGACATGAGTGGGCCGGGTGGCATGGCCGATGCGGCAATGGCCGGTATGGTCATGCCCTGGAGCCTGAGCGATGCGCTGCTGATGTTCGTCATGTGGGTGGTGATGATGATCGGCATGATGCTGCCCAGTGCCGTGCCCATGCTGCTGATCTACCAGCAGATGCTGCGCAAGCGCATGCCGGCACCGCAGCGACACCTGGCCCTGCTGCTGTTTTGCAGCGCCTATGGTCTGGTCTGGGCCGGCTTCGCCCTGGGCGCCACGGCGCTGCAATGGGCGCTCGAGCGGCTCGCCCTGCTCAGTCCGGGGATGCGCAGCAGCAGTACCGCCCTGGGCGCTGGCCTGCTGCTGGTCGCAGGCGTCTATCAGTGGCTGCCGAGCAAGGCGGTCTGCCTTGAGCATTGTCGCGGGCCGCTGCATTTTCTTCTCAGCTACTGGCGCCCCGACGTGCTCGGCGGCTGGCGCATGGGCCTGGCCCATGGCGCTTACTGCCTGGGCTGCTGCTGGGCCCTGATGGGCCTGCTGTTCGTGGTCGGCGTGATGAATCTGCTCTGGGTGGCAGTTATCGGTGCTTTCATTCTGTTGGAGAAAAACCTGCCGCAGGGACTCTGGCTCAGTCGTCTCTGCGGATTGTTGTTGCTCGGCTGGAGCCTGTGGCTGCTGCTGGGCTAG
- a CDS encoding zinc-binding dehydrogenase, which produces MKALQGVEGQVVWADEPSPTCDVGQVRIRVAAAGLNRADLLQKAGLYPPPPGASQVLGLECSGVISEVGPGSSWQVGDRVCALLAGGGMAEEVVVDGRHVLPVPEGLSLAEAAALPEVYSTAWLNLFQLAALKPGEKVLLHAGASGVGSAAIQLCKAFGNPCWVSVGSTERLSYCEALGAQGGVVRTDGLEGLNDLAPFDVILDPVGGSYAKLNVKLLSVDGRWVLIGLMGGRSTELDLAQVLGKRIQLLGSTLRSRDDQFKADLISELGQQVWPLFADKRLSPQLARTFAIKDAEAAFAELATNQVSGKLVLLIDESLS; this is translated from the coding sequence GTGAAAGCATTGCAAGGCGTTGAAGGCCAAGTGGTATGGGCAGATGAGCCGAGCCCGACGTGTGATGTGGGGCAAGTTCGCATCCGTGTGGCGGCCGCCGGCCTGAATCGGGCCGATTTGTTGCAAAAAGCCGGGCTTTACCCGCCGCCACCCGGCGCTAGCCAGGTGTTGGGGCTGGAGTGTTCCGGGGTGATCAGCGAGGTCGGGCCGGGCTCGTCCTGGCAGGTGGGTGACCGCGTTTGTGCGCTGCTGGCCGGCGGTGGGATGGCCGAGGAGGTGGTGGTCGATGGCCGTCACGTGCTGCCGGTGCCCGAGGGCTTGTCCTTGGCTGAAGCGGCCGCGCTGCCTGAGGTCTACAGCACCGCGTGGCTGAATCTGTTCCAGCTGGCGGCGCTCAAACCGGGCGAGAAAGTGCTGCTGCACGCCGGGGCCAGCGGCGTCGGTTCAGCCGCGATCCAGCTGTGCAAGGCGTTCGGCAACCCGTGCTGGGTCAGTGTCGGTTCGACCGAACGGCTGTCTTATTGCGAGGCCTTGGGCGCCCAGGGCGGCGTGGTACGCACCGATGGCCTGGAGGGTTTGAACGACCTCGCTCCCTTCGACGTGATCCTCGATCCGGTGGGTGGCAGCTACGCCAAGCTCAACGTGAAACTTTTGTCAGTTGACGGCCGTTGGGTGTTGATCGGCCTGATGGGGGGGCGCTCGACCGAGCTCGATCTGGCCCAGGTGCTGGGCAAGCGTATCCAACTGCTCGGCTCGACCCTGCGCAGCCGTGACGATCAGTTCAAGGCTGACTTGATCAGTGAGCTGGGGCAACAGGTGTGGCCGCTGTTTGCCGACAAGCGCCTGAGCCCGCAGTTGGCCCGGACCTTCGCAATCAAGGACGCCGAAGCGGCGTTCGCGGAGCTGGCGACCAACCAGGTGTCGGGCAAGTTGGTGTTGCTGATCGATGAGAGCCTGAGCTGA
- a CDS encoding carboxy terminal-processing peptidase, with protein sequence MKHLFPSTALALVIGLGLLPLSNDTFAANSWDKLQPDRDEVIASLNVVELLKRHHYSKPPLDDARSVIIYDSYLKLLDPSRSYFLASDIAEFDKWKTQFDDFLKSGDLNAGFTIYKRYLDRVKARLDYALAELNKGVDKIDFNTKETLQVDRKDAPWLKSTAELDDLWRKRVKDEVLRMKIAGKDPKQIQETLTKRYKNQLARLDQTRAEDIFQAYINTFAMSYDPHTNYLSPDNAENFDINMSLSLEGIGAVLQSDNDQVKIVRLVPAGPADKTKQVSPADKIIGVAQGNKEMVDVVGWRLDEVVKLIRGPKGSVVRLEVIPASNAPNDQTSKIVAITREAVKLEEQAAKKSVLNLKQDGKDYKLGIIEIPAFYLDFKAFRAGDPDYKSTTRDVKKLLTELQKEKVDGVVIDLRNNGGGSLQEATELTSLFIDKGPTVLVRNADGRVDVLEDENPGAFYKGPMALLVNRLSASASEIFAGAMQDYHRALIIGGQTFGKGTVQTIQPLNHGELKLTLAKFYRVSGQSTQHQGVLPDIDYPSIIDTKEIGESALPEAMPWDTIRPAIKPAVDPFKPFLAQLKSDHDARSAQDAEFVFIRDKLALAQKLMMEKTVTLNETDRRAQHADIEAKQLAMENLRRKAKGEEPLKELKKEDEDLITEPEKTKPEDDAYLSETGRILLDYLKLNTAIAKH encoded by the coding sequence ATGAAGCACCTGTTCCCCAGCACCGCCCTCGCGCTCGTCATTGGCCTCGGCCTGTTACCGTTGTCGAACGATACGTTCGCAGCCAACAGCTGGGACAAGCTTCAGCCCGATCGCGACGAAGTGATTGCCAGCCTGAATGTCGTCGAATTGCTCAAGCGCCATCACTACAGCAAGCCGCCGCTCGATGACGCGCGCTCGGTCATCATCTATGACAGCTATTTGAAGCTGCTCGATCCGTCCCGCAGTTATTTCCTGGCCAGCGACATCGCCGAATTCGACAAGTGGAAAACCCAGTTCGACGATTTCCTCAAGAGCGGCGACCTGAACGCCGGGTTCACCATCTACAAGCGCTACCTGGACCGCGTGAAGGCGCGTCTGGACTACGCCCTTGCCGAGCTGAACAAGGGCGTCGACAAAATCGATTTCAATACCAAGGAAACCTTGCAGGTCGACCGCAAGGACGCCCCTTGGCTCAAAAGCACAGCCGAACTCGATGACCTGTGGCGCAAGCGCGTCAAGGACGAAGTGCTGCGCATGAAGATCGCCGGCAAGGATCCCAAGCAGATCCAGGAAACCCTGACCAAGCGCTACAAGAACCAATTGGCACGCCTGGACCAGACCCGCGCCGAGGACATTTTCCAGGCGTACATCAACACCTTTGCCATGTCCTACGACCCGCACACCAACTATCTGTCGCCGGATAACGCGGAAAACTTCGACATCAACATGAGCCTGTCCCTGGAAGGCATCGGTGCCGTGCTGCAAAGTGACAACGATCAGGTGAAGATCGTGCGCCTGGTCCCGGCAGGTCCCGCTGACAAAACCAAACAGGTCAGCCCGGCGGACAAGATCATCGGTGTCGCCCAAGGCAACAAGGAAATGGTCGACGTGGTCGGCTGGCGCCTCGACGAAGTGGTCAAGCTGATCCGCGGCCCGAAAGGCTCGGTGGTGCGCCTGGAAGTCATCCCGGCCAGCAACGCGCCGAACGACCAGACCAGCAAAATCGTGGCCATCACCCGTGAAGCGGTGAAACTGGAAGAACAGGCGGCGAAGAAATCGGTCCTCAACCTCAAGCAGGACGGCAAGGACTACAAGCTCGGCATCATTGAGATCCCGGCTTTCTACCTGGACTTCAAGGCCTTCCGTGCCGGGGATCCGGACTACAAGAGCACCACTCGTGACGTCAAGAAGCTGCTGACCGAGTTGCAGAAGGAAAAGGTCGACGGCGTGGTCATCGACTTGCGCAACAACGGCGGCGGCTCCCTGCAGGAAGCCACCGAGCTGACCAGCCTGTTCATCGACAAGGGCCCGACCGTGCTCGTGCGTAACGCCGATGGCCGAGTGGATGTGCTGGAAGACGAAAACCCGGGCGCGTTCTACAAGGGGCCGATGGCCTTGCTGGTCAACCGCTTGTCGGCGTCGGCCTCGGAGATTTTCGCCGGTGCCATGCAGGACTATCACCGGGCACTGATCATCGGCGGCCAGACCTTCGGCAAAGGCACCGTGCAGACCATCCAGCCGCTCAACCATGGCGAGCTGAAGCTGACCCTGGCGAAGTTCTACCGGGTGTCCGGCCAGAGCACCCAGCATCAGGGCGTACTGCCTGACATCGATTACCCCTCGATCATCGACACCAAGGAAATCGGTGAAAGCGCCCTGCCCGAAGCCATGCCGTGGGACACCATCCGGCCGGCGATCAAACCGGCCGTTGACCCGTTCAAGCCGTTCCTGGCCCAACTCAAGTCCGACCACGACGCGCGCTCGGCCCAGGATGCGGAGTTCGTGTTCATCCGCGACAAGCTGGCCCTGGCGCAGAAGTTGATGATGGAGAAAACCGTCACCCTCAACGAAACCGACCGTCGTGCACAGCATGCCGACATCGAGGCCAAGCAACTGGCCATGGAAAACCTGCGTCGCAAGGCCAAGGGCGAAGAACCTCTCAAAGAGCTGAAGAAAGAAGACGAAGACCTGATCACCGAGCCGGAGAAAACCAAGCCGGAAGACGATGCCTACCTGAGCGAGACCGGGCGGATCCTGCTGGATTACCTGAAACTCAATACGGCGATCGCCAAGCACTAA
- a CDS encoding DUF1326 domain-containing protein yields the protein MAIAEWRMQGVEFVACNCNWGCPCQFDAPPTRGHCQAVASMRVEHGYFNQVALGGLCWAATFAWPGAIHEGNGSCQVFIDERADEAQRQALLTILSGLESDPGANVFQVFSSTMSEAFEPLFVPITLSIDVDQRLAHLDIPGVLQASGEPIRSPIDGSPHRVRLSLPNGFEFLEAEVASGSYQTHSALKLQSQGSHSHLAHVHFTGHGIEP from the coding sequence ATGGCCATCGCCGAATGGCGCATGCAGGGCGTCGAATTCGTTGCCTGCAACTGTAATTGGGGCTGTCCTTGTCAATTCGATGCGCCACCGACCCGGGGCCACTGCCAGGCGGTGGCGTCGATGCGAGTGGAGCACGGGTATTTCAATCAGGTGGCGCTGGGAGGTTTGTGCTGGGCTGCCACCTTCGCTTGGCCGGGCGCCATTCATGAGGGTAACGGCAGTTGTCAGGTGTTCATCGATGAACGCGCCGACGAGGCGCAACGCCAGGCCCTGCTGACCATCCTCTCTGGCCTGGAGAGCGACCCCGGGGCCAACGTGTTCCAGGTGTTCAGCAGCACCATGAGTGAAGCATTCGAACCGCTGTTCGTGCCCATCACCCTATCCATCGATGTCGATCAGCGCTTGGCGCACCTGGACATTCCAGGCGTGCTGCAGGCCAGCGGCGAGCCGATCCGTAGCCCGATCGACGGCTCACCTCATCGAGTCCGCCTGTCCCTGCCCAACGGCTTCGAGTTCCTTGAGGCCGAAGTCGCCAGCGGCAGCTACCAGACGCATTCAGCCCTCAAGCTACAGTCCCAGGGCAGTCATAGCCATCTCGCCCACGTACACTTCACCGGCCATGGCATAGAGCCGTAA
- a CDS encoding bifunctional diguanylate cyclase/phosphodiesterase, which translates to MTTTEQLSALSSILAQSGLHSLFQPIICLSERRIVGYEALTRGPSNSPLHSPIALLSVARQAGRLSELELACRRSACQRFNEQKLPGKLFLNVSPESLLESAHQTGRTLQLLQDFGIAPSQVVIELTEQTPIDDFQLLQTALHHYRAMGFSIALDDLGAGYSSLRLWSELRPDYVKIDRHFIDGIHQDALKREFVGSILKIARASRAQVIAEGIELPEELAVLIEMGVDLVQGYLLARPQEQPSRDARALMPRQDSGVAALSDEINDLSALLNEQPAMAHDTPTATVLEAFRRQANLNSLAVLDNQNQPCGIVHRHSLSDALLKPFATDLFARKPISRLMSDDFLAVELNQSLQQVSRLITSRARQRIEEDFIITLNGSYLGLGRVIDVLKLITELKIQQARYANPLTLLPGNVPIQQCLTRLLQQRQESVICYVDIDSFKPFNDIYGYGRGDEVLLCLAQCLNERIDPSRDFVGHIGGDDFLLVLGPEDWRKRLDQLLSDFQTHCRRFYRPEHLEAGCFTALNRQGVRQDFALLSLSIGVVHLRAEACEKLDASQLAELASQAKHHAKEILGGSVYLVDGLAEREAVVELGLSV; encoded by the coding sequence ATGACCACGACAGAACAGCTGAGTGCCTTGAGTTCGATCCTGGCTCAAAGCGGTTTGCACAGTCTGTTCCAACCGATCATCTGTCTTTCCGAAAGGCGCATCGTGGGCTATGAAGCCTTGACCCGCGGCCCTTCCAACAGCCCGCTGCACTCGCCCATCGCGCTGCTCTCCGTGGCGCGCCAGGCCGGACGCCTCAGCGAGCTGGAGCTGGCCTGCCGCCGCAGCGCCTGCCAACGCTTCAACGAGCAAAAACTGCCGGGCAAGCTATTTCTCAACGTCTCGCCCGAGTCCCTGCTGGAATCCGCGCACCAGACGGGGCGCACCCTGCAATTGCTACAAGACTTCGGCATCGCACCCAGCCAGGTGGTGATCGAACTGACCGAACAGACCCCTATCGATGACTTCCAGCTCCTGCAAACCGCCCTGCATCACTACCGGGCCATGGGTTTCTCGATTGCCCTGGACGACCTCGGCGCCGGTTATTCGAGCCTGCGGCTGTGGTCCGAATTGCGACCCGACTATGTGAAGATCGACCGGCATTTCATCGACGGCATCCATCAGGACGCCCTCAAGCGCGAGTTCGTGGGCTCGATCCTGAAAATCGCCCGGGCTTCCCGCGCCCAGGTGATTGCCGAGGGAATCGAACTGCCGGAAGAACTGGCGGTGCTGATCGAAATGGGTGTCGACCTGGTCCAGGGTTATCTGCTGGCCCGCCCCCAGGAACAACCGTCACGCGATGCCAGGGCGCTGATGCCCAGGCAGGACAGCGGCGTGGCGGCGCTGAGCGATGAGATCAACGACCTCAGTGCGCTGCTCAACGAACAACCGGCGATGGCCCACGACACACCGACCGCCACCGTGCTGGAAGCGTTTCGGCGCCAGGCCAACCTCAACTCCCTGGCGGTACTGGACAATCAGAACCAGCCCTGCGGCATCGTCCATCGCCATTCACTCTCCGATGCCTTGCTCAAACCCTTCGCCACCGACCTGTTCGCCCGCAAGCCTATCAGCCGGCTGATGAGCGATGACTTTCTCGCGGTGGAGTTGAACCAATCGCTGCAACAAGTCAGTCGCCTGATCACCAGCCGCGCCCGACAACGCATCGAAGAAGACTTCATCATCACCCTCAACGGCAGCTACCTGGGCCTGGGTCGGGTAATCGATGTGCTCAAGCTCATCACCGAGCTGAAAATCCAACAGGCCCGCTACGCCAACCCATTGACCCTGCTGCCGGGCAACGTCCCGATCCAGCAATGCCTCACGCGCCTGCTGCAACAACGGCAGGAATCGGTGATCTGTTACGTGGACATCGACAGTTTCAAACCCTTCAACGACATCTACGGCTACGGCCGCGGCGACGAAGTCCTGCTGTGCCTGGCCCAATGCCTGAACGAACGCATCGACCCCAGCCGCGACTTCGTCGGCCACATCGGCGGCGACGACTTCCTGCTGGTCCTCGGCCCGGAAGACTGGCGCAAACGCCTGGACCAATTGCTGAGCGACTTCCAGACCCATTGCCGGCGCTTCTACCGGCCTGAACATCTGGAGGCGGGGTGCTTTACCGCACTGAATCGACAGGGGGTTCGCCAGGATTTTGCGCTGTTGTCGCTGTCGATTGGGGTGGTGCATCTGCGCGCCGAGGCCTGCGAGAAACTGGATGCCAGCCAACTGGCGGAACTGGCTTCCCAGGCCAAGCACCATGCCAAGGAGATTTTGGGGGGGAGTGTGTATTTAGTAGATGGTTTGGCTGAGCGGGAGGCTGTGGTGGAGTTGGGGTTGTCGGTGTAA
- a CDS encoding ABC transporter ATP-binding protein: protein MSYVSVQHLQKSYAGTPVFSDINCEIAKGEFVTLLGPSGCGKSTLLRCIAGLTAVDAGQIILDGQDIVPLSPQKRGIGMVFQSYALFPNMTVEQNVAFGLRMQKVDASDSRQRVLEILRLVELHDFAARYPHQLSGGQCQRVALARSLVTRPRLLLLDEPLSALDARIRKHLREQIRQIQRELGLTTIFVTHDQEEALTMSDRIFLMNQGKIVQSGDAETLYTAPVDVFAAGFIGNYNLLDADSASKLLQRPVNGRIAIRPEAIELSRSGQADALIRSHSLLGNVIRYRVEARGVELVVDVLNRSAADLHPDGARLALSIDPSALCEVA, encoded by the coding sequence ATGAGCTACGTCAGCGTCCAACACCTGCAAAAAAGCTATGCCGGCACCCCGGTGTTCAGCGACATCAACTGCGAGATCGCCAAGGGCGAATTCGTCACCCTGCTCGGCCCTTCCGGTTGTGGCAAGTCCACGCTGTTGCGCTGCATTGCCGGCCTGACCGCAGTGGATGCCGGCCAGATCATCCTCGACGGACAGGACATCGTCCCGCTGAGCCCTCAGAAACGCGGCATCGGCATGGTCTTCCAGAGCTACGCCTTGTTCCCGAACATGACCGTGGAGCAAAACGTCGCCTTCGGCCTGCGCATGCAAAAGGTCGACGCCTCGGACAGTCGCCAGCGCGTGCTGGAGATCCTGCGCCTGGTGGAGCTGCACGATTTTGCCGCCCGCTATCCCCATCAACTCTCCGGCGGCCAATGCCAGCGTGTCGCCCTCGCCCGCTCCCTGGTCACGCGGCCGCGCCTGTTGTTGCTGGACGAGCCGCTGTCAGCCCTGGATGCGCGGATTCGCAAGCACTTGCGTGAACAGATCCGACAGATCCAGCGTGAATTGGGCCTGACCACGATTTTCGTCACACATGACCAGGAAGAAGCCCTGACCATGTCTGACCGGATTTTCCTGATGAACCAGGGAAAGATCGTACAAAGCGGCGATGCCGAAACCCTTTACACTGCGCCAGTCGATGTCTTTGCCGCCGGCTTCATCGGCAACTACAACCTGCTGGACGCCGACAGCGCGAGCAAACTGCTGCAGCGGCCGGTGAACGGTCGCATCGCCATCCGCCCCGAGGCCATCGAGCTGAGCCGCAGCGGCCAGGCCGATGCGCTGATCCGCAGCCACAGCCTGCTGGGCAACGTCATCCGCTACCGGGTCGAAGCCCGTGGCGTGGAATTGGTGGTGGATGTGCTCAACCGCTCGGCCGCCGACCTGCACCCCGATGGCGCACGGTTGGCACTTTCCATCGATCCATCGGCGCTGTGTGAGGTAGCCTGA
- a CDS encoding ABC transporter permease, translated as MSRAEPGSVGLYHRAVVYLLFAILLLPLAGTLVYSIASSWSATVLPSGFTFKWYVQLWSDPRFLHAFGQSLLVCVGALVLSVVLILPLLFVVHYHFPKLDALMNILILLPFAVPPVVSSVGLLQLYGSGPLAMVGTPWILIGCYFTVALPFMYRAITNNLQAINLRDLMDAAQLLGASTFQAAFLVVLPNLRKGLMVALLLSFSFLFGEFVFANILVGTRYETLQVYLNNMRNSSGHFTSALVISYFFFVLVLTWAANILNKDKSQ; from the coding sequence ATGTCTCGCGCTGAACCGGGCTCCGTCGGGCTCTATCATCGGGCGGTGGTGTACCTGCTGTTCGCCATCCTGCTGCTGCCCCTGGCCGGCACGCTGGTCTACTCCATCGCCAGCAGTTGGTCGGCCACCGTGCTGCCCAGCGGCTTCACCTTCAAATGGTATGTGCAGTTGTGGAGCGATCCGCGCTTTCTCCACGCCTTCGGTCAATCGTTGCTGGTCTGTGTCGGTGCGCTGGTGCTCTCGGTGGTGTTGATCCTGCCGTTGCTGTTCGTGGTGCACTACCACTTCCCCAAACTCGACGCACTGATGAACATCCTCATCCTGCTGCCGTTCGCGGTGCCGCCCGTGGTGTCGTCGGTGGGGCTGTTGCAACTCTATGGCTCCGGACCGCTGGCGATGGTCGGTACGCCGTGGATCCTGATCGGTTGCTACTTCACCGTCGCCCTGCCGTTCATGTACCGGGCGATCACCAACAACCTGCAAGCCATCAACCTGCGCGACCTGATGGACGCCGCCCAACTGCTTGGCGCCAGCACCTTCCAGGCCGCGTTCCTGGTGGTGCTGCCGAACCTGCGCAAGGGCCTGATGGTGGCGCTGCTGCTGTCCTTCTCGTTCCTGTTCGGCGAATTCGTGTTTGCCAACATCCTCGTCGGCACCCGCTATGAAACCCTGCAGGTCTACCTGAACAACATGCGCAACAGCAGCGGCCACTTCACCAGTGCGCTGGTGATCTCCTATTTCTTCTTCGTACTGGTCCTGACCTGGGCGGCCAATATCTTGAACAAGGACAAAAGCCAATGA
- a CDS encoding ABC transporter permease → MTRGKWLAALCLVPFAIFFIVFQIAPLLWVLVNSLESEEFGWGLANFSKIFSSKFYLQAIQHSLEISFWSSVFGIVIAVLGSYSLRRVDSRLRNFVNAFANMTSNFAGVPLAFAFIILLGFNGSITIMLKQAGIIEDFNLYSKTGLIILYTYFQIPLGVLLLYPAFDALREDWRESAELLGASGWQFWRHIGLPVLTPALLGTFVILLANALGAYATVYALTTGNFNVLPIRIAAMVSGDISLDPNLASALAVVLVALMTIVTIVHQLLLKRSYHVSR, encoded by the coding sequence ATGACGCGCGGCAAATGGCTGGCAGCGTTGTGCCTGGTGCCCTTCGCGATTTTCTTCATCGTGTTCCAGATCGCCCCGCTGCTCTGGGTGCTGGTCAACAGCCTGGAATCGGAAGAATTCGGCTGGGGCCTGGCCAACTTCAGCAAGATCTTCAGTTCCAAGTTCTACCTGCAAGCCATCCAGCACAGCCTGGAGATCAGCTTCTGGTCCAGTGTGTTCGGCATCGTCATCGCCGTGCTCGGCAGCTACTCATTGCGCCGTGTGGATTCGCGGCTGCGCAACTTCGTCAATGCCTTCGCCAACATGACCAGCAACTTCGCCGGCGTGCCCCTGGCCTTCGCCTTCATCATCTTGCTGGGGTTCAACGGCAGCATCACGATCATGCTCAAGCAGGCGGGGATCATCGAGGATTTCAACCTGTATTCGAAAACCGGGCTGATCATTCTCTACACCTACTTCCAGATTCCCCTCGGCGTGCTGCTGCTCTACCCGGCCTTCGACGCCCTGCGCGAAGACTGGCGCGAATCCGCCGAGTTGCTCGGCGCCAGCGGCTGGCAGTTCTGGCGGCACATCGGCTTGCCGGTGCTGACCCCGGCGCTGCTGGGCACCTTCGTGATCCTGCTGGCCAACGCCCTCGGCGCCTACGCCACGGTCTACGCGTTGACCACCGGTAACTTCAACGTGCTGCCGATCCGAATCGCCGCCATGGTCTCCGGCGACATTTCCCTCGATCCGAACCTGGCCAGTGCCCTGGCCGTGGTGCTGGTGGCGTTGATGACCATCGTGACCATCGTCCATCAGTTGCTGCTCAAGAGGAGCTACCATGTCTCGCGCTGA
- a CDS encoding HAD family hydrolase, whose translation MALAIFDLDETLIHGDCATLWSEQMGRLGWVDPESFMRRNNELMDAYSHGKLSMEEYMDFSLEPMIGRTPEEIEHLVAPWVEDFIEPIIFSDATKTIAEHRKAGDRILVISASGTHLVKPIAERLGIDEILAIELEVAHGVYSGKTVGTLTYREGKIARLLDWLDAEEENLEGASFYSDSRNDLPLLLKVDHPHVVNPDPVLKAHAESAGWPIHSWK comes from the coding sequence ATGGCCCTGGCAATTTTTGATCTGGACGAAACCCTGATCCACGGCGACTGCGCCACCCTCTGGAGTGAACAGATGGGTCGCCTGGGCTGGGTCGATCCCGAGTCGTTCATGCGGCGCAACAACGAGCTGATGGACGCCTACAGCCACGGCAAGCTGAGCATGGAAGAGTACATGGACTTCAGCCTGGAACCGATGATCGGCCGCACACCGGAGGAAATCGAGCACCTGGTGGCGCCGTGGGTGGAAGACTTCATCGAACCGATCATCTTCAGCGACGCCACCAAGACCATCGCAGAACACCGCAAGGCCGGCGACCGGATCCTGGTGATCTCGGCCTCGGGCACGCATCTGGTCAAGCCGATTGCCGAACGCCTGGGCATCGATGAGATCCTGGCGATCGAGCTTGAAGTGGCCCATGGCGTGTACAGCGGCAAGACCGTGGGCACCCTGACCTACCGCGAAGGCAAGATCGCGCGGTTGCTGGATTGGCTGGATGCCGAGGAGGAGAACCTGGAAGGCGCGAGTTTCTATTCCGACTCGCGCAACGACCTGCCGTTGTTGCTCAAGGTCGATCACCCGCACGTGGTGAACCCGGACCCGGTGTTGAAGGCCCATGCCGAATCGGCCGGGTGGCCAATCCATAGCTGGAAGTGA